CATACCATATGAACTACCGCTACCTGCCAGCAGGTTCTGACCTGCCATACGAAGGGTATTGTTCACCGCCGGAATAGTATGGCAGATGCTATCCAGTTCATTGGCGATAACAGTGGTACGCTCCATACTGGTAGCGGGTGGCATACTAATGTTTACGAATATGGTACCCATGTCCTCATCCGGCACAAAGCTGCTGGAAGTGGAAGTCATCAGGTAATAAAGCCCACCGCCAAATGCTGCAACACCTAATAACACCAGCCACAGTTTCTTTGAAAGGAAGGTAACAGAGCGCGTATATTTAGTAGTAACAGTATCAAAAGCGGTATTGAATGAAGTATAAAACCGTTGTAATACATTCTTTTTCTTGTGTTCTTCTGAATGTGGTTTCAGAAAAAGGGCTGCCAGTGCAGGGCTGAGCGTCAATGCGTTGATAGCGGAAAGTATGATGGCAATAGCGAGGGTAATGCCAAATTGCTTATAGAACACACCCGAAGAACCACTGATGAAAGTAACAGGTACGAATACCGCTGACATTACAAGGGTAATGGAAACGATCGCGCCGGAGATTTCACTCATCGCATCAATAGAGGCCTTCCTGGCAGATTTATATCCCGTATCCAGTTTGGCGTGTACGGCCTCGACGACGACGATCGCATCATCCACCACGATACCAATGGCCAGTACCAATGCGAAGAGGGTCAGCAGATTGATACTGAACCCAAACAGATTTAGGAAGAAGAAGGTACCAATAATCGCCACTGGTACGGAAATCGCAGGAATGAGGGTAGACCTGAAGTCCTGCAGGAAGATGAATACCACAATGAATACCAGCACAAATGCTTCGATCAGGGTATGAATTACCTTCTCGATACTGGCATCCAGGAATTTATTGATATCTACCAGGTTGGTAGTATGTATTCCTTTCGGGAAATTCTTTTCCGCTTCAGCAATCACTGCTTTACAATCATTAATAACCTGGCTTGCATTGGAACCTGCCGTTTGGCTAACAGATACGTTGGTAGCAGGATAGCCGTTCACAGTAGCCATACTGCTGTAAGACTGGGCACCCAGTTCAATGCGAGCAATATCTTTGAGGCGTAGAAATTGTCCGTTGCCGGTCGACTTGATAATAATATTCCCAAATTCATCGATGCTTTTCAGTTTGCCGGAATAGCGGATTACGTACTGAAAGCTTTGATTACCCTGTTCACCAAATTTACCAGGCGCGGCTTCTATGTTCTGGTCACTCATCGCATCGGTTACATCAGCAGGCGTAAGTCCGTAAACGGACATGACATCAGGTTTCAGCCAGATACGCATGGAGTAGTTCATGCTACCGAAGGCGCTTGCATTACCTACCCCGTTCACCCTTTTCAGGGCAGGGATCAGGTTAATTTCTACATAGTTTTGCAGGAAAGTCTGGTCATAAGCAGGGTTCTCGCTATAAAAAGCGGAGATGAGCAGATTACTACTCTGTTGCTTTTTCACTGTTACGCCTGCCTGTGTTACTTCAGCTGGCAGGAGGCTGGAAGCGGTAGATACGCGGTTTTGCACGTCTACAGCTGCCTGGTCGGCGTCCCTTCCCACTTTAAAATATACGTTGATGGTGGCGCTACCATCGTTGGTAGCAGTGGAGGTCATGTAAGTCATCCCTTCCACACCATTGATCTGTTCTTCCAGCGGCACGATCACACTATTCAATACCACGTCGGCATTAGCTCCCGTATAACTGGCGGACACCTGTACTGTAGGAGGAGCGATATCCGGGTATTGCGCTATCGGAAGCGATACGAGTCCCAGGATACCCAATATGACAATGATCACCGAGATCACGGTACTGAGTACAGGACGTTCTATAAATGTCTTTAGCATAATTCCTTTTTTAATAATAGGCTAGTCAATCTTCTGGTAGAGGCTGTCGGCATTTACTATGCGGGGTTTGATCAGCGTGCTGTCGCGCAGGTTGCTGGCGCCTTCGATCACTATTTGGTCACCGGCT
This Chitinophaga sancti DNA region includes the following protein-coding sequences:
- a CDS encoding efflux RND transporter permease subunit codes for the protein MLKTFIERPVLSTVISVIIVILGILGLVSLPIAQYPDIAPPTVQVSASYTGANADVVLNSVIVPLEEQINGVEGMTYMTSTATNDGSATINVYFKVGRDADQAAVDVQNRVSTASSLLPAEVTQAGVTVKKQQSSNLLISAFYSENPAYDQTFLQNYVEINLIPALKRVNGVGNASAFGSMNYSMRIWLKPDVMSVYGLTPADVTDAMSDQNIEAAPGKFGEQGNQSFQYVIRYSGKLKSIDEFGNIIIKSTGNGQFLRLKDIARIELGAQSYSSMATVNGYPATNVSVSQTAGSNASQVINDCKAVIAEAEKNFPKGIHTTNLVDINKFLDASIEKVIHTLIEAFVLVFIVVFIFLQDFRSTLIPAISVPVAIIGTFFFLNLFGFSINLLTLFALVLAIGIVVDDAIVVVEAVHAKLDTGYKSARKASIDAMSEISGAIVSITLVMSAVFVPVTFISGSSGVFYKQFGITLAIAIILSAINALTLSPALAALFLKPHSEEHKKKNVLQRFYTSFNTAFDTVTTKYTRSVTFLSKKLWLVLLGVAAFGGGLYYLMTSTSSSFVPDEDMGTIFVNISMPPATSMERTTVIANELDSICHTIPAVNNTLRMAGQNLLAGSGSSYGMIILELKKWSDRTMSNNDVIGALMQKTAHIREAQIMPMSLPTITGFGIAGGFSFQLQDKGGHSTAEFYKVAQDFLAQLSKRPEIQYASTTFNPNFPQYLMEVNVAKVKEAGLTVNNVMNAMQVYYGGYYASNFNLYGKQYRVMIQADTAYRANIEGLNKIYVRTSDAKMAPISEFVTLTRAYGPESIARFNLFTAMAVNGAPNAGYSSGQALKAIQEVAAEKLPPGYGYEFSGISREEQSSGSQSTYVFILCLVFVYFLLSAQYESYLLPFAVLLSLPFGLTGTFLFARIFGIDNNIYLQISLIMLIGLLSKNAILIVEYAVERRRHGMTMLDSAVEGAKARFRPILMTSFAFIFGLMPLMFATGAGANGNRSIGTAAVGGMLFGTVIGVFMIPVLFIIFQTLQEKVSTKKHEEEDEDTTIKA